AGCGAGTTGCGGTTGAACTGCGGGTAGGCCGGCATCCAGCCGCGGCGCATGGATTCCGCCATGGTATCGGAGACCATCTTGTCCCCAATGGAGCCGTGGCTAGCAAGCGGCGAACCCAAGTGGGAGGCGCGCGAATTATCGTAGCGATACTGTTCGGTGGCGAAGTAGTAGAAGCCGGTGGAAATCATGTGGCGCGGCGGGCGCTGCCAGTCGGCGGCCATGGCCCACTGGGTCCAGCCGTTGATCGGGCGCAGTTTTTCCTGGCCCACGTAGTGCGCCCAACCGCCGCCATTGACGCCCTGGGTGCCGCACATGGAGGTCAGCGCCAAGAAGGTGCGGTAGATATTATCGGCGTGGAAGTAGTGGTTGACGCCAGCGCCCATGATGATCTGTGAACGGCCCTTGGAATCCGCGGCGTTTTGCGCGAATTCGCGGCCGATGCGGATGGCGGTATCGGCGGCCACGCCTGTGAGCTCTTCCTGCCAAGCGGGGGTGCCGACTTCGCTGGAATCGTGGAAGTCCCTCGGCCAGCTACCCGGCAGGTGGAGGTCCTCGCGGTTGACGCCGTAGTGGGCGAGCATGATGTCGAAGACGGTGGTAACGAGCTTGCCGTCGACCTCGCGGACAGGGACGCCGCGGCGGACGATGCCCGCGCCAATCGGCTTATCGGTTCCCACGTCTTCAGGGTTGGTATCGAGATCGAAGCGCGGGAAGAGCACCTCGGCGGTGTCAAAACTATCGGTTTCTGCGATGGACATGACCGGATCGGCGTTGTCCAGCGCCAGGTTCCACTTGGCGCTTTCGTTATCCCAGCGGTCTGCCACGGTGCCGCCTGGGTCAACGATGCGCCCGTCTTCTTCCATCACCAGGCCACGGTGGGTGGCGTTGGGGGAGGAATTCAAGGTGGCATCGGCAAGCTGCGAGGCGGTGAGGAACTTGCCCGGGGTGTAGGTGCCGTCGCCGCGGTCTTCCAGGGACACCAGGAAGGGCGAGTCGGTGTATTTGCGCATGTAGTTCAGGAAGTACGGTTCCTGACGGTCCACGTGGAAGGTCTTCAAAATGACGTGGCCCATGGCAAAGGCGAGCGCGGCGTCGGTGCCGGGCTCGATGCGGGCCCATTCATCGGCGAACTTGGTGTTATCGGCAAAGTCGGGCGAGACCACGACGACCTTGGTGCCCTTGTAGCGCGATTCCACCATGAAGTGGGCGTCCGGGGTACGGGTGACCGGGATATTCGAGCCCCACATCATGAGGTAGGAAGAGTTGTACCAGTCGCCGGATTCGGGGACGTCGGTCTGGTCGCCGAAGGTCTGCGGCGATGCCGGGGGCAGGTCGGCGTACCAGTCGTAGAAGGAGAGCGCGACGCCGCCGATGGTCTGCAGGAAGCGCATGCCGGCACCATAGGAGATCTGGGACATGGCCGGGATCACGGTAAAGCCGTTGATGCGGTCCGGTCCGTACTTGCGGATGGTGTAGACGTGCGCGGCCGAGGCGATATCGATGGCCTCTTCATAGGAGATGCGGATAAGCCCGCCCTTGCCGCGCTGGGAGATATACGCCTTGCGCTTTTCGGGGTCCTCCTGGATGGCGCGCCATGCCAGGACGGAGTCGCCGTGCTTTGCCTTTTCCTCGCGGAACATATCCACCAGCACGCCGCGGGCGTACGGGTAGCGCACGCGGGTAGGAGAGTAGGTGTACCAGGAAAAGGAGGCACCGCGCGGGCAGCCGCGGGGCTCGTATTCTGGCATGTCATTGCCGGTGGTGGGGTAATCCACCGCCTGGGATTCCCATGTGATGACGCCGTCTTTGACGTAGACCTTCCACGAACACGAACCGGTGCAGTTCACGCCGTGGGTGGAGCGCACCATCTTGTCGAAGGCCCAGCGGTTGCGGTAGAAGACATCTGCCTGGCGGCCGCCCTTTAAGAAAAGTTGCTGACCAGAGTCGGTAGCTTCGCCTTTGCGCAGGTAGGCACCGAACTTAAAGAGCGGATTTGAAGAGCCCTTTTCGGGCGCGAAGTATGCAGTCATGGGGTTGAAAGCTCCTAATTATCCGGGGAATGGTGCGTTGGGGCGGGCGTAGTAGATCCACACCAGCACGGTGGTGATGGCGAAGTAGACGGCGCAGCCCCAGAAGAACGTCGGTGCAGACATCATGGAAAGCAAGACACCTGCGACAAACGGGCCGAAGGCGCCGATGGCACCGGTCCAACCGATGACGCCGCCTGCTTGGCGCTTGGGCAAAATCATGGGCATTTGCTTAAACGTGCCGGCATTGCCCAGGCCAGTGAAGAAGAAGAATATGAGCATGGTGCCCAGGAACCACCAGACCTCATCGGGCTCGTCCGGGGTGAGGAAGAAGGTGGCCACGACGGTAAAGATGGTCATGCCCAGGCAGCCAATGAAGGTCCAGATGGCGCCGCCGAACTTATCGCACAGTGGACCCCACAGCGCGCGGACGAGCGCGCCGATGAGTGGTCCGAGGAAGGCGTAGCTTGCGCCGGCAGGAAGGTTGTCGTAGGCGCCGGCAAATTCGGAGCCTTCGCCGAAGATTTGGTTAATAAGCAGCGCGGTTTGCGCGGCGAAGCCGGAAAATGCGCCGAAGGTCATGAAGTAGACGACGGTAAGAATCCAAGTGTTCTTATTGCCAAAGATGTCCATCTGCTGGCGGAAATTCGCCTTCACGGGAACGTCCTTGAGCAGGGTCCATGCGAGGAATGCGCCGACGATGGCCCACGGGACCAAGAAGATGGCGGGGTTGTGAACAAAGATTTCGCCGTCGTCGGTGCGCTGCGGGGCAACAAAACCTACTCCCAACAAGGTAAAGCCCATGAGCCATGGGGCGACCAGCTGGATAAAGGAGATGCCGAAGTTACCGATGCCGGCCTGGATGCCCAGCGCGGTACCAGACAGGCGCTTGGGGAAGAAGTAGCCGGTCGAGGGCATGAATCCGGAGAAGACGCCGCCGCCGATGCCGGAGAGGAAAGCGAGGGTCATCAGCCACCAGTATGGGGTGGAGGAGTCCTGCACGGCGAAGAACCAGCCCAGCATGGGGATGATAAATAGCAGCGAAGAGCTGAAGACGAGCTTGCGTGTGCCCAGGATGGGCGGCAAGAACATGAAGATGAGGCGGAAGATACCGCAGGCCAATCCGGGGATGGCGGTCAGCCAGTAGAGCTGGCTGCGAGATAAGTCGAAACCGATCTGGTTCAACTGTGGGGCAATTGCCGATACGAGGTACCAGGTGGCAAAGCCAATGATAAGGACAAATGTGGAGATCCACAGCGTGCGCCAGGCAATTTTAGAGTCCCAGTGGTCAGAATCTTCTGGATCCCAGCCTTGGATGACTTTGCCTGAGGTATCAAGAGCAGTCATGATTTCCTCACAGATAGTAGGTCGTTCAACTCTTTAATCTACCGGCGACTATGCTCAAAAAGGTAAATAAAACCGATAAAATCCGTATCTAATTACGACACACAAATGTTGCGTAATTCTTGATCGATTCCGATGTTGCTGGTTAGCCCCGTGCCTCAAGTGTGTTGGTATCGAAAAAGGAATAATGTGATATTAACCACACTCTATAGTGGGGAAGGAATGAGACTCATGTCCCAAAGAAAGGCGCAGATAATCGTCAGTTCGGACCGCATTCTGGCCGGGGAAAAACCGAACCGCGCCGGGGAGAAAGCTGCAGAAATCCTGCGCGCCCACGACATCGATGTGGCACCACCCAGCATCGTGCCGGAGGGCTTTACACCCGTCGACGACGCGCTGCGCACCGCCGTGGATACCGGCACCGATATTGTCGTGATTATCGGCGGCACCGGCATCGGGGCGACGAACCTGACCCCAGAGGTCACCGAGCGCTATATCAAGGCCCGCCTCTATGGCCTAGAGACCCAGGTGCTCCTGCGCGGGCTCGAGTCCTCACCCAAGGCGGGCCTGTCCCGCGGGATCATCGGCATGACCGAGCACGGCGGCGGCAGCCTCATCATCAATTGCGCCTCATCCACCGGCGCCGTGGCAGATGCCCTTGGGGTTATTGCGCCGCTGCTTGCCGATGTCTTTCGCTCCCGCGGCGAATAATCTTTCCCTCACCGTCCCTTCGCGCTCACGGGGAGAGGGGAGTGTGGCTAGATTAGCCGTGCCGGTGAGCGCGAAGGGAGGGTGCGGCGGAATAGACTGCAATTCGGCCGGGGTATCGTAATCGCGTTCGGCACCGGTGCCGGCCACCTCGACGAAATCGGCGCCGCGGATAAGCCTTCGCACGGAGACATTGCGGGTGGACTCCAACGCACCTAGGCACCCAAAGAGCGCATCGGTATGCCACAGCGAACACAGCGGTTGTAAGTACCCATCTGCGGCGCGGGTAATCGCGGCACCGGCGGTGGGCGCGGCGTTTAGGGCGTCGTCAAGGCGCGGCAGCATCTGTGGGGAATCGGGAGCATCCACCGCGAAGATCGCCAGGCGCTCGCACTGGGAGAGTGCGCACGCACCGGCCTCGATGCCGGCGACGGGGCCACCAAAAAGCGGGGACTCGCACACCTGCGGCAGGCCGAGGTAGTGCGGGGAGATAACAATAGACGGCATGCCATAGGGAAGCTGGCGCCGCAGGCGGTCCACCAGGCGCAGGCCAAAGGCGCGCACCTGCGCCTTATCGGCCCCGCCCATGCGGCGCGATTGCCCGCCGGCCAGAATGATCGCGCCGTCCATTAAGCCTCCGGGAGGGTCCTAGACCAATCGCCGGAGCGCCCGCCCGACTTCGCCACGATGCCGCACCGGCGAATATACGCGGAGCGATCGACGCCCTTGACCATGTCAATGAGCGCCAAAGCAGCAACGTTGACCGCGGTCAGTGCCTCCATTTCCACGCCGGTGCGGTCGGCGGTGCGCACGGTGGCGGTGATCTTCACGTGGGCATCGGCAAGCTCGAGATCCACCGCGCAGCCATGCACGCCGATGGTGTGCGCGAGCGGCAGGAGCTCTGGGACCTTCTTCGCCGCGGAAATGCCGGCGATGCGCGCGACCGCCAGGACGTCGCCCTTGGGCACGGTGCCCTCGCGCAGCGCGGTCATGACCTCCGGAGAACAGGCGACCTCGCCCTCGGCGGTGGCGGTGCGCACGGTCGGTTGCTTCTCGGTCACATCGACCATGTAGGCGGTGCCGGCGGAATTGAGGTGGGTAAACTCCATGAAAAATTCTCCTCGTTAGTACAGATAGACGGTGGCTTCTTCGCCCGCCGCGGGGGCGGGTCCATCAATGATGCAATACCCATTCGTACCGGCCAGCGAGACCACGCGGTGGCTGCCGCGGCTTAACGCGCCAGTAATCCTGGGCTTTCCCGCAAAACTTACGGTTACAGGAACGATGAAGGGGCGCGTGCTTGCGGGTGGCAGTGGCACCGCCACCTCCGCACGCACCTGCACGGTCTCGCGCGGATGTGGCTGGCCCGATAAGGCGGCGATAAGCGGGCGGGCATAAAGCTGGAAACCAACGAAAGCCGCCACCGGATTGCCCGGCAGCGCAAGCACTGGAACACCCCGCCACGTGCCGATGCCCTGCGGCGCGCCGGGCCGCTGATGAACGTGCCCGAACCACGAATTATCGCCCGCGCCCAGCACGCAGTGCACCACGTCGAAGGCACCGGCCGATACCCCGCCGGAGGTAATGATGAGGTCGTGGGATGCGCTGAGCTCATCGAGCAATCTGGATAACTCCGCGGGGTCGTCGCCGACGTGGAAGTAGGACTCCGTGTGGGCGAGGGAGGCGAGCATCGGCCCATTGGAATCTGGCAGGCGCCCTGGGGAAAGCTCGTCTGGATACGAAGAAAGCTCATTGCCGGAAGAAATCACCGCAATGTGTGGGCGCCGGTAGGCCTGCACCGAATAGATGCCGGTGGATATAAGCGCTGCAATAACCGCGGCATTCGCGGTGGTCCCGGCCGTAGCAACGACGGTGCCTGGCCGTATATCTTCGCCGGCGGGGCGGATATGCGTTTTTGCGGGCGCTTCGGTAATGGTGACCTCGCGCGGCAGCTCCGTAGGCCCGGGCGGGACGGTGGTGTTTTCTACTGGGACGACGAGCAGGCCAGCGGTATCACCCACCGGCGCACCGGTCATGATGCGAACGGCCTGGCCGGCGGGAACTTCCTGAGCGGTTGCACCGGCGGGGACATCGCCTGCGACCGGCAGCGTCCACGGGCCCGTGCCCGAAATATCAGTGGCGCGGACGAGGAATCCATCCATGGCGGAATTAGCAAACGGCGGGACGGGAAAACGCGCGGTGGCATCCTCCGCTAATACCCGGCCGCGTAGTGCTGGGCCCACGGGAACGGACTCTGCGCGCGGGGCCGGCGCCAGCGCCAGAACCGCGGAAAGGTGCTCAGAAATGGAACGCGATGCGGACATAAATAATTAGATTAGCCGCCAATGGCAGACATGGGACGATCCGGCTGTAAAAAGCCTTCATCATCAATGCCGTGGCCGGGTTTCTTCGTCCACATTTCCCCGGCCCATGCCTCCATCAACTCCTCGTCGCTGGCCCCGGAGCGCATGAGATCCCGCAATTGAGTTTCGGAATTGCCAAAAAGGCAGTTGCGCACGGCGCCATCGGTGGTCAGCCGGGTGCGGTCGCAGTCGCCACAGAAGGGATGGGTTACCGAGGCGATAATGCCCAGCTTGCCGGCGGTGCCATCGGGGGCGATAGCATCCCACAACGCGGCCGGGGCCGATCCGCGCGGCTCCCGCGCCGGGCGCATGGAAAAGTGGTCCTGGAGCCTGAGCAAAATATCATCGGCGGTGACCATGTCTTCGCGGCGCCACTTCTCGCGCGGGCCGAGTGGCATCTGCTCGATAAAGCGCAGCTGCGCACCCTGGTGCAGGGCGTAGTCCGCCAGCGGGACGATATCTTCCTCGTTGACGCCGGGCATGACCACGGCATTGATCTTGACGGGATTCAAGCCGGCATCCGCCGCGGCGGCGATGGCCTCGAGCACGTGGGATAGGCGGTCGCGGCGGGTGAGCGCGGCATAGCGCTGAGGATCGATGGTATCCAGCGAGATATTGATGCGGTCGAGCCCCGCGGCGGCAAGCTTTGCGGCGCGCTTTTCCAGGCCCAACCCATTGGTGGTCAGTGCCGTGGACGGTGCGATGCCTTCATCCGTGGTGAGTTCCTTGGTGGCGGCGATGATATCTGCCAAGGATTTGCGCAACAGCGGTTCGCCGCCGGTAAAGCGCACCTGGCGGATGCCGAGCTTTTCCACGCCGAGGCGGATAAGCCGGATGGTTTCTTCATCGGATAGCGTTTGCTGCGTGGGCATCCACTCTAAGCCTTCGGCCGGCATGCAGTACGTGCAGCGCAGGTTGCAGCGATCCGTAAGCGACACGCGCAGGTCGCGGGCCCTGCGGCCGTAGCGATCAACCAAGGCGCGGGTGCCGTCGCTTGCTGCGGCAGGTAAGTCCTCCGGCGGCTGCGACCGGCCCACGGTGGGCAGGGGCAGGGAGACCGCTGAAGAAGAAGGCGTTGGTGAAGTCATTGCTGCCAGTCTAAGAGTGGGGAACAAGGTACACCAAGCTACAACGCCACCTGGCCGGGGATTATTCCTCGTTTTCCCGGTTAAAATCGCTTTCGTCGATATCGTCAAGGCGCTGGGCTTCACCCGGGCCCTTAAGGCGGATGATGTTGTAATCGCCTTCGGCCAAGTGGGCGCGTAAATCCTTCTTATCGAACTTGCCCACTGACGTCTTATCGATGGATTTTACGAAGGTCCAGTACTCCGGAAGCATCCAGCTGGGCAATTCCTTGCGCAGGCTCTGGCGCAATTTTTCGGCCGTTTCGATGGTGGGAGAGGCTTGTTCATCCAAGACGGTCACGGCGAGGGGGCGTTCCACCCATTGCTTATCGGGGTAGCCGATCACCGCGGCTTCCACCACATCGGAATTGGCCATGATGAGGTTTTCCAGCTGTACCGAATAGATCCACTCGCCGCCGGAGCGGATGACATCGCGGGCGCGGTCCTCAACGGTAAGAAAGCCGTCCTTCGTCACGGAACCGACATCGCCGGTGCGCAACCAACCATCCGCGGTGAACTTGGATTCCGCGGCCTCGACCGGCTTGCCGCGGAACTCGGAAGCCACTTCACCCGGCTCAGCGGTGGGGGAATGATAATAAGAACCGGTCACAAGGTTGCCACGCACCTGGAGCTCACCGGCATTGCGGTCGGTCTTCGATACCACTTGGCCGTCATTGACCACGCGGTATTGCAGCGAGGCGGCGATCTTTCCCTGGGAGATGCGATAAGCCCAGCGGGTATCGCCGGACGCTCCCTGTGGCGGGCGGGCGACGCTGCCGACCGTTGAGGTTTCCACCATGCCCCAGACGTGCACGACGTCGACGCCGTAATGCTCCTCCCACATCTTAATAAGCTGCGGCGGCACAGGTGAGCCGCCAGCGAAAATCTCCGTCAGCGTCATGCGCTCTGGCGGATTGTGCATGTAGTGCACGAAAAGCTGGATCCAGATGGTGGGCACGCCGTGGGCCACGCGCGGCGACGTGGCCGCAATGACCTTGGCAAGGGTGGGGGCGGAAACATCGGCATCGGGAAGCACGAGCGGGGTACCCGTCATGAAACACGTAAAGGGAACGCCCCAGCTCAGCACGTGGTAGATGGGGATGCAGCACAGGAAGGTTTCGCCGTGGGTAATGCACAGCGAATCCGAGGAACGCAGCTGCATGGCCTCGAGGTACAGCGAGCGGTGGGAATATAAAACGCCCTTCGGCGCGCCGGTGGTGCCGGTGGAATAGCACAAAGCGGCGGCAGTGCGCTCATCGAGCTCGGGCCAATCGTAGATGGTAGAGCGGCCATCCAACAGCGCCTCGTAGGAATAAAACTCGATGCCGCGCGGGAAATGGTGGGCGAAGCGCTGCGGCGATTGGGAGCCGGTGAAAATAACCGAATGCACGGATGGCGCGCCGTGTAAAACCGTGCCCAATTGCGGGGCGAGGCGGGGATCACACACGATGACGGAGACCTCAGCGTGGCTAATGATGTGCCGGATCTGGTCATTCATCAACTGCTTATTCAGCGGGGTAAAAACCGCGCCCTTGCAGGCGGAGCCAAACATGACCTCGAGGTGCTCGGCGCAATTCCACATGAAGCTGCCCACCCGCTGATCGCCGGTAATGCCGAGATCATCGTGCAAAACATGGGCAAAGGCGGCCGCGCGGGCGGCGATATCGCGGAAGGTGACCTTTTCTGCGGGGCCAAACTCGGATCCGGTGCCCTCACCGTGCCAGGTGGTAACAGTGGTATTGCCGTGCACTGACGCGCCGTATTCCAAAATACGGGTTAGAGACAGGGGAATATCCATCATCGTGGAAAGCATGCTTCCACTGTAGCGGTGTCCAAGTACTCACGGTGTAGCTAATGCGCTATACTTGCGTTCGACTGATAGGAAAGCGGGAAAATCTTCCCAGTCCTATGCAATCGGGCCCAGTGACAGGTCCCATCGTTAAACATTGCCCACAGTCGTTTCTTGAATTCTTCCGCCCCCGCGTACTAGCTACAAGGGGGAATTCCCATACGGTAACCGGAAGAGGCCTCATGCTTATTGCCCGGCAGGGTGCGCTAGCGCCTTGGCACGAGGGCGAAAAGATAAGAAAAATACACATCGGCTTCCAGTGCACCCGCCCAAGCTTCCCTGAAGTGGGGGAGGGCGGATCCCAACTATGGACCTGGTCAAGCAACGAAAGGATATCCGTGAGCGATACGGACAACACCGCGGCACAGGATCTCGCATCCCTGAAGCTGCCGGAATTGCGCAAAATGGCCGCCGAGCGCGGCCTTCGCGGCGTCTCTGCCCTGCGCAAAGGGGATCTCATCACCGCCATTAAAACCGGTCAGGTTCCCCCAAAGGCGAAGGCAAAAATAGAGCAGGCAGAAAAGGCCGAGAAGGCCGAGAAACCCGCTAAGGATGCGGCGCCTGCCAAGCAGAAAGATAAGCCGTCTAAGAAAGACGATCGCGGCCAGAGCGATAACGGCAAGTCCGGCGACCAGCAGGACAATCGCGACAAAGACCGCAAGGACAACGGCGACGACCAACGCTATGAATCGCGGTCGCAGGCCCGCCGTGCCCGCCGCAACCGCGCCCGCCGCCAGGAGCGCCAAGAGCAGGACGATAATAACCGCGGCGAGAATAACCGGAGTGACAACAACCGGGGCGAGGGACAGAACCAGAACCAGAATCGCCACCAGGATCGCCGCGATGACTCCCAGGATGGCTCCGATAATCAGGGAGACAAGCAGGGCGAGAAGAACGGCGATAATAATCACCGCAATAATCGCAATGACGATAATAATTTTGACCGCGGCAACCGCCGTGGCCGCCGCAACCGCCGGAATCGCCGAGGTGGCCGGGGTAATAATGATAACCACGGCGGCGGCAATGACCTGCAGGTACGCGAGGGCGATGAGCTGCAGGCAGTCGGCGGCATCTTGGATGTCGTAGACAATAACGTCTCCTTCCTGCGCACCACTGGGTACCGTGCGGGCGATGCGGATGTCTTTGTTAATAAGAACATCGTGCGCCGGCTGGGCCTGCGCTCCGGTGATGCCATTACCGGTCAGGTGAAGGTGGCTGGGCCTACCCACACCCACGGCAATGGCCGCAACCGCCGCAAGTACAACCAGTTGGTGCAGGTCGATACCGTCAATGGGATCGAACCGGAAGAGGCCAAGCAGCGCCCGCACTTTAATAAGCTCACGCCGCTGTATCCCAACCAGCGCCTGCGCTTGGAAACGGATCCAAAGATCCTGACAACCCGCGTCATCGACCTGATCATGCCGATTGGTAAGGGCCAGCGCGCGCTCATCGTCTCGCCGCCGAAGGCCGGTAAGACCACGATTTTGCAAAACATCGCGAATGCGATCGCCACCAATAACCCTGAGTGTTACCTCATGGTTGTGCTGGTGGATGAGCGCCCCGAAGAGGTCACGGACATGCAGCGCTCCGTGAAGGGTGAGGTCATTTCTTCGACCTTTGACCGCCCGCCATCAGAGCACACCTCCGTTTCCGAGCTGGCCATCGAGCGCGCTAAGCGCTTGGTGGAGCAGGGCAAGGACGTCGTGGTGCTGCTGGATTCCATTACCCGCCTGGGCCGCGCCTACAACAACTCCTCCCCGGCATCGGGCCGCATCCTGTCTGGTGGTGTGGATTCCAATGCGCTCTACCCGCCAAAGCGCTTCTTGGGCGCTGCCCGCAATATCGAAGAGGGCGGTTCGCTCACCATCATCGCCACCGCGATGGTGGAGACCGGTTCGACCGGCGATACCGTCATCTTCGAGGAATTCAAGGGCACGGGCAACGCGGAACTGAAGCTGGACCGCGGGATCTCGGAACGCCGCGTATTCCCAGCTGTGGATGTCAACCCCTCCGGAACCCGCAAGGACGAGCTCCTGCTGGTGCCTGAAGAGGCGCGCATCATGACCAAACTGCGCCG
The window above is part of the Corynebacterium accolens genome. Proteins encoded here:
- a CDS encoding nitrate reductase subunit alpha, yielding MTAYFAPEKGSSNPLFKFGAYLRKGEATDSGQQLFLKGGRQADVFYRNRWAFDKMVRSTHGVNCTGSCSWKVYVKDGVITWESQAVDYPTTGNDMPEYEPRGCPRGASFSWYTYSPTRVRYPYARGVLVDMFREEKAKHGDSVLAWRAIQEDPEKRKAYISQRGKGGLIRISYEEAIDIASAAHVYTIRKYGPDRINGFTVIPAMSQISYGAGMRFLQTIGGVALSFYDWYADLPPASPQTFGDQTDVPESGDWYNSSYLMMWGSNIPVTRTPDAHFMVESRYKGTKVVVVSPDFADNTKFADEWARIEPGTDAALAFAMGHVILKTFHVDRQEPYFLNYMRKYTDSPFLVSLEDRGDGTYTPGKFLTASQLADATLNSSPNATHRGLVMEEDGRIVDPGGTVADRWDNESAKWNLALDNADPVMSIAETDSFDTAEVLFPRFDLDTNPEDVGTDKPIGAGIVRRGVPVREVDGKLVTTVFDIMLAHYGVNREDLHLPGSWPRDFHDSSEVGTPAWQEELTGVAADTAIRIGREFAQNAADSKGRSQIIMGAGVNHYFHADNIYRTFLALTSMCGTQGVNGGGWAHYVGQEKLRPINGWTQWAMAADWQRPPRHMISTGFYYFATEQYRYDNSRASHLGSPLASHGSIGDKMVSDTMAESMRRGWMPAYPQFNRNSLFLADEADEAGMDINDYVVQELENGRLEFSYDNPSAEENWPRILLNWRTNLLGSSAKGTEFFLRHLLGIDSDATAEELAPEDRPRSIKWVDEAPEGKLDLMMTTDFRNTSTTLVSDLIFPAATWYEKHDMSSTDMHPYLHSFNAAINPPWEARSDYEVFRDLAAALSDKATKWLGVQRDVITQPSHHDSPDELGMPNGIVPDPEEQGLIPGVTMPKLHVVERDYTKVYEKWAHLGPLPAKAGTGVHGTKFNVEKQVKELELICGTTETSMGELVDLSKDTKVIDAILHLSGVSNGELAKQGFEFLSSRTGKDLTPLGAPDEDVRITWDDIKERPKEVITSPEWTADKRNKRRYTAFSINVEFDKPWHTLTGRMQYYIDHDWFMDYGESLPIFRPPLDHVHMHGEFAPGTELTNDRGEAEVTLRYLTTHNKWSIHSQYFDNLHVLSISRGGQVVWMSNKDAEKIGVTDNDWVEVYNRNGVVSARAIVSHRIPEGTMLCNHAQERTVGTPINEHTGRRGGTHNSLTRISIKPVHIAGGYGQLTYHFNYIGPTGNNRDEVTRVRRRSQEVSY
- the moaA gene encoding GTP 3',8-cyclase MoaA; its protein translation is MTSPTPSSSAVSLPLPTVGRSQPPEDLPAAASDGTRALVDRYGRRARDLRVSLTDRCNLRCTYCMPAEGLEWMPTQQTLSDEETIRLIRLGVEKLGIRQVRFTGGEPLLRKSLADIIAATKELTTDEGIAPSTALTTNGLGLEKRAAKLAAAGLDRINISLDTIDPQRYAALTRRDRLSHVLEAIAAAADAGLNPVKINAVVMPGVNEEDIVPLADYALHQGAQLRFIEQMPLGPREKWRREDMVTADDILLRLQDHFSMRPAREPRGSAPAALWDAIAPDGTAGKLGIIASVTHPFCGDCDRTRLTTDGAVRNCLFGNSETQLRDLMRSGASDEELMEAWAGEMWTKKPGHGIDDEGFLQPDRPMSAIGG
- a CDS encoding molybdopterin molybdotransferase MoeA — its product is MSASRSISEHLSAVLALAPAPRAESVPVGPALRGRVLAEDATARFPVPPFANSAMDGFLVRATDISGTGPWTLPVAGDVPAGATAQEVPAGQAVRIMTGAPVGDTAGLLVVPVENTTVPPGPTELPREVTITEAPAKTHIRPAGEDIRPGTVVATAGTTANAAVIAALISTGIYSVQAYRRPHIAVISSGNELSSYPDELSPGRLPDSNGPMLASLAHTESYFHVGDDPAELSRLLDELSASHDLIITSGGVSAGAFDVVHCVLGAGDNSWFGHVHQRPGAPQGIGTWRGVPVLALPGNPVAAFVGFQLYARPLIAALSGQPHPRETVQVRAEVAVPLPPASTRPFIVPVTVSFAGKPRITGALSRGSHRVVSLAGTNGYCIIDGPAPAAGEEATVYLY
- a CDS encoding molybdopterin-binding protein, coding for MSQRKAQIIVSSDRILAGEKPNRAGEKAAEILRAHDIDVAPPSIVPEGFTPVDDALRTAVDTGTDIVVIIGGTGIGATNLTPEVTERYIKARLYGLETQVLLRGLESSPKAGLSRGIIGMTEHGGGSLIINCASSTGAVADALGVIAPLLADVFRSRGE
- a CDS encoding long-chain fatty-acid--CoA ligase; translation: MLSTMMDIPLSLTRILEYGASVHGNTTVTTWHGEGTGSEFGPAEKVTFRDIAARAAAFAHVLHDDLGITGDQRVGSFMWNCAEHLEVMFGSACKGAVFTPLNKQLMNDQIRHIISHAEVSVIVCDPRLAPQLGTVLHGAPSVHSVIFTGSQSPQRFAHHFPRGIEFYSYEALLDGRSTIYDWPELDERTAAALCYSTGTTGAPKGVLYSHRSLYLEAMQLRSSDSLCITHGETFLCCIPIYHVLSWGVPFTCFMTGTPLVLPDADVSAPTLAKVIAATSPRVAHGVPTIWIQLFVHYMHNPPERMTLTEIFAGGSPVPPQLIKMWEEHYGVDVVHVWGMVETSTVGSVARPPQGASGDTRWAYRISQGKIAASLQYRVVNDGQVVSKTDRNAGELQVRGNLVTGSYYHSPTAEPGEVASEFRGKPVEAAESKFTADGWLRTGDVGSVTKDGFLTVEDRARDVIRSGGEWIYSVQLENLIMANSDVVEAAVIGYPDKQWVERPLAVTVLDEQASPTIETAEKLRQSLRKELPSWMLPEYWTFVKSIDKTSVGKFDKKDLRAHLAEGDYNIIRLKGPGEAQRLDDIDESDFNRENEE
- the moaC gene encoding cyclic pyranopterin monophosphate synthase MoaC, which translates into the protein MEFTHLNSAGTAYMVDVTEKQPTVRTATAEGEVACSPEVMTALREGTVPKGDVLAVARIAGISAAKKVPELLPLAHTIGVHGCAVDLELADAHVKITATVRTADRTGVEMEALTAVNVAALALIDMVKGVDRSAYIRRCGIVAKSGGRSGDWSRTLPEA
- the mobA gene encoding molybdenum cofactor guanylyltransferase; the protein is MDGAIILAGGQSRRMGGADKAQVRAFGLRLVDRLRRQLPYGMPSIVISPHYLGLPQVCESPLFGGPVAGIEAGACALSQCERLAIFAVDAPDSPQMLPRLDDALNAAPTAGAAITRAADGYLQPLCSLWHTDALFGCLGALESTRNVSVRRLIRGADFVEVAGTGAERDYDTPAELQSIPPHPPFALTGTANLATLPSPREREGTVRERLFAAGAKDIGKQRRNNPKGICHGAGG
- a CDS encoding nitrate/nitrite transporter, with translation MTALDTSGKVIQGWDPEDSDHWDSKIAWRTLWISTFVLIIGFATWYLVSAIAPQLNQIGFDLSRSQLYWLTAIPGLACGIFRLIFMFLPPILGTRKLVFSSSLLFIIPMLGWFFAVQDSSTPYWWLMTLAFLSGIGGGVFSGFMPSTGYFFPKRLSGTALGIQAGIGNFGISFIQLVAPWLMGFTLLGVGFVAPQRTDDGEIFVHNPAIFLVPWAIVGAFLAWTLLKDVPVKANFRQQMDIFGNKNTWILTVVYFMTFGAFSGFAAQTALLINQIFGEGSEFAGAYDNLPAGASYAFLGPLIGALVRALWGPLCDKFGGAIWTFIGCLGMTIFTVVATFFLTPDEPDEVWWFLGTMLIFFFFTGLGNAGTFKQMPMILPKRQAGGVIGWTGAIGAFGPFVAGVLLSMMSAPTFFWGCAVYFAITTVLVWIYYARPNAPFPG